From the genome of Flavobacterium luteolum, one region includes:
- a CDS encoding iron chaperone, with protein MEVKKPENIDEYIGGFPNDVQEVLENVRATIHQAAPNAKEKISYSMPAFEQNGIVVYFAAFKNHIGLYALPSGHEAFAAKLSKYKSGKGSVQFPLKDPMPYDLITEIVKFRVKENLEKAKKK; from the coding sequence ATGGAAGTAAAAAAGCCGGAAAATATAGACGAATACATTGGCGGATTTCCTAATGACGTTCAGGAAGTTTTAGAAAATGTTAGAGCAACGATTCATCAAGCAGCGCCAAATGCTAAGGAAAAAATTAGCTATTCTATGCCAGCTTTTGAGCAAAATGGTATTGTAGTTTATTTTGCTGCTTTCAAAAACCATATCGGACTTTACGCTTTGCCAAGCGGACATGAAGCTTTTGCCGCAAAACTTTCTAAATATAAATCAGGAAAAGGTTCTGTTCAATTTCCATTAAAAGATCCAATGCCTTATGATTTGATTACTGAAATTGTAAAGTTTAGAGTCAAAGAAAATCTTGAAAAAGCCAAAAAGAAATAA
- a CDS encoding SRPBCC family protein: protein MKTENNKFARAEMLIRKPVSEVFQAFIDPQITSKFWFTKGSGKLEENQKTEWTWEMYGFSLSVTTLVLQENKKIVIEWGNPDEITLVEWVFSPLNENETFVSITNSGFHGDSDKIIDQVRNSTEGFTLVLAGAKAYLEHRLQLNLVLDRFPKGLA, encoded by the coding sequence ATGAAAACAGAAAATAACAAATTCGCAAGAGCCGAAATGCTGATTCGAAAACCTGTTTCAGAAGTTTTTCAGGCTTTTATTGATCCGCAGATAACGAGTAAATTTTGGTTTACAAAAGGATCCGGAAAATTAGAAGAAAATCAAAAAACCGAATGGACTTGGGAAATGTATGGTTTTTCGCTTTCGGTTACCACGCTAGTTTTACAGGAAAATAAAAAGATTGTCATTGAATGGGGAAATCCAGATGAAATCACTTTGGTAGAATGGGTTTTTAGTCCTTTAAACGAAAATGAAACTTTTGTGAGCATTACTAATTCTGGTTTTCATGGAGATTCAGACAAAATAATTGATCAGGTTCGCAATTCAACTGAAGGTTTTACTTTGGTTTTAGCGGGTGCAAAAGCTTATTTGGAGCATCGTTTACAATTGAATTTGGTTTTGGATCGTTTTCCGAAAGGTCTTGCTTAA
- a CDS encoding TlpA family protein disulfide reductase: MKKINLLFLLYTFFVSYSSFAQDETTIEKEILELHKPTKKVRDSIIKLQKEVYLKIEFEKDSIIKNQLKLRLDELENAKDQNDIEELKLDFVFAKNHPSSYHALQLIRVPVNRFIGMNFYDTFVEVFENFTPEIRNSEKGQEMSEKLKYFKQSKVGSQAPDFNLKDINNNAISLADFKNKQYVLIDFWASWCAPCREELPYIKELYKNYKSLGFEIISITRDENLDAWKKAIIKDKIESWKHISILENNSSIDKDYFVNGIPHKILIDKNGIIIGKWKGSGESNKHDLQKLLKSIFEAE; the protein is encoded by the coding sequence ATGAAAAAAATAAATCTTCTTTTTTTACTTTATACCTTTTTTGTAAGCTATTCTAGTTTTGCTCAAGACGAAACTACAATTGAAAAAGAAATTTTAGAACTTCATAAACCCACAAAAAAAGTTCGTGACTCAATTATAAAGTTGCAAAAAGAAGTTTATTTAAAAATTGAATTTGAAAAAGACTCCATAATTAAAAATCAATTAAAGCTTCGTTTAGATGAATTAGAAAACGCAAAAGATCAAAATGATATTGAAGAATTAAAACTTGATTTTGTTTTTGCTAAAAACCATCCTAGTTCATACCACGCTTTACAACTAATACGAGTTCCTGTTAATCGTTTTATTGGAATGAATTTTTATGACACTTTTGTGGAAGTTTTTGAAAATTTCACTCCAGAAATAAGGAATTCAGAAAAAGGGCAGGAAATGTCCGAGAAACTAAAATATTTCAAACAAAGTAAAGTTGGAAGTCAAGCTCCCGATTTTAATCTGAAAGATATTAATAACAATGCCATTTCGCTTGCTGATTTTAAAAACAAACAATATGTTTTAATAGATTTCTGGGCTAGCTGGTGTGCTCCTTGCCGCGAAGAATTACCTTATATTAAGGAATTATACAAAAATTATAAATCACTTGGCTTCGAAATTATAAGCATTACTAGAGATGAAAACTTAGATGCCTGGAAAAAGGCTATTATTAAAGATAAAATCGAGTCTTGGAAACATATTTCAATTTTAGAGAATAATAGTTCTATTGATAAAGATTATTTTGTTAACGGAATTCCTCATAAAATTCTTATCGATAAAAACGGCATTATTATTGGGAAATGGAAAGGCAGCGGAGAAAGCAACAAACATGATTTACAAAAGCTTTTAAAATCGATTTTTGAAGCAGAATAA